In one Alnus glutinosa chromosome 14, dhAlnGlut1.1, whole genome shotgun sequence genomic region, the following are encoded:
- the LOC133857683 gene encoding protein SCARECROW-like yields the protein MKAGFEVVNHGALDTIQPHEPWDYTTAASPTPPFELSELVEQITKQLVDDLPETAASADILPSLSGDLRPRKAIRRNYFDTVAAGNDQLQSSSNNEPRVNVNSDHGRSSGLSRVDEHGLTLITLLLECAVAVSVDNLGEAHRMLLELTQMGSPYGLSCAERAVAYFAKAMSSRVINSWLGICSPLVAYKSIHGAFQVFNNISPFIKFAHFTSNQAILEAFHRRDRVHIVDLDIMQGLQWPALFHILATRMEGPPHVRMTGMGVSMEILVETGKQLANFAKRLGMSFEFHPIARKFAEIDALTVQVRHGETLAVHWLQHSLYDATGPDWKTMRLLKELSPTIITLVEQDISHSGSFLDRFVGSLHYYSTLFDSLGANQPVDDPSRHRVEHCLLHREINNILAIGGPARSGEDKYRHWRIELAKNCFVQVPMSANSMAQAQLILNMFPPAYGYSLVQGDGTLRLGWKDTSLYTASAWTSSNAPT from the exons ATGAAAGCAGGCTTTGAAGTTGTTAATCATGGAGCTTTGGACACGATCCAACCCCATGAGCCATGGGACTACACCACTGCTGCCTCTCCAACTCCACCCTTCGAGCTCTCTGAGTTGGTGGAGCAAATCACAAAACAACTTGTCGATGACCTGCCGGAAACTGCTGCCTCTGCCGATATCTTGCCATCACTCTCAGGCGACCTCAGACCAAGAAAAGCCATTAGAAGAAACTACTTTGACACCGTTGCCGCCGGCAACGATCAGCTTCAATCGAGTAGTAATAATGAGCCTCGAGTTAACGTTAATTCTGACCATGGAAGGAGCAGTGGGTTGAGCAGGGTAGATGAGCATGGCTTAACCCTCATAACTCTGCTTCTGGAGTGTGCCGTTGCTGTCTCGGTCGACAATCTTGGAGAGGCGCATAGAATGCTGCTTGAGCTAACACAGATGGGCTCACCTTACGGCCTTTCTTGCGCCGAGCGCGCCGTGGCTTATTTCGCTAAGGCCATGTCTAGTAGAGTTATCAACTCCTGGCTCG GTATTTGTTCTCCTTTGGTTGCCTACAAAAGCATTCATGGCGCTTTCCAAGTGTTCAACAACATATCCCCCTTCATCAAGTTTGCACACTTCACATCCAACCAAGCCATCCTTGAGGCTTTCCACCGGCGTGACAGAGTTCACATTGTTGACCTTGACATCATGCAAGGCCTGCAATGGCCGGCCTTGTTTCACATCCTCGCCACCCGCATGGAGGGCCCTCCGCATGTCAGGATGACGGGCATGGGCGTGTCTATGGAGATTCTGGTGGAGACGGGAAAGCAACTTGCCAATTTCGCTAAGCGGCTCGGAATGTCATTTGAATTCCACCCAATTGCAAGGAAGTTTGCAGAAATCGATGCATTAACTGTGCAAGTCCGGCATGGAGAAACTCTAGCCGTGCATTGGCTGCAACATTCCTTGTACGATGCCACCGGGCCGGATTGGAAAACAATGCGACTGCTAAAAGAGCTGTCACCAACGATCATCACACTG GTAGAGCAAGATATCTCCCACAGCGGGTCTTTTCTAGACCGTTTTGTCGGGTCACTGCACTACTACTCGACGCTCTTCGATTCCCTTGGAGCCAATCAGCCTGTCGACGACCCTAGTCGGCACCGCGTGGAGCATTGCCTTCTCCACAGGGAAATCAACAACATATTGGCAATAGGAGGGCCGGCGCGAAGCGGGGAGGACAAGTATAggcattggaggattgagcttgCGAAGAATTGCTTTGTTCAGGTGCCGATGAGTGCGAATTCTATGGCTCAAGCACAGCTGATATTGAACATGTTCCCTCCTGCTTATGGATATAGCCTTGTCCAGGGAGATGGAACTCTCAGGCTTGGATGGAAGGATACCAGTTTGTATACTGCTTCTGCATGGACTTCTTCTAATGCTCCTACGTAG